In Juglans microcarpa x Juglans regia isolate MS1-56 chromosome 4S, Jm3101_v1.0, whole genome shotgun sequence, a single window of DNA contains:
- the LOC121261907 gene encoding ABC transporter I family member 20-like encodes MGQDETSEPTIEINGLRFTYPGIDGHPPPGSTPLIDDFSLTLRAGHRCLLVGSNGAGKTTILKILGGKHMVEPHMVRVLGRSAFHDTSLTSSGDLSYLGGEWRREVAFAGFEVPIQMDVSAEKMIYGVAGIDPKRRAELIKVLDIDLSWRMHKASDGQRRRVQICMGLLKPFKVLLLDEITVDLDVLARADLLRFLRKECEERGATIIYATHIFDGLEDWPSHIVYVAHGMLQIAMPMEKVKDISKLSLMRTVESWLRREQEEKRRRRKERKACGLPEFDEQIEGSRVTGDPARAAVRVINNGWAAGRLHSTIAGEDNFLFSSNRVLR; translated from the exons ATGGGTCAGGACGAAACTTCCGAGCCAACGATAGAGATCAATGGTTTGAGGTTCACGTACCCCGGAATCGACGGCCACCCTCCGCCGGGGTCCACTCCTCTTATTGACGACTTTTCTCTCACCCTTCGCGCTGGTCATCGCTGCCTCCTTGTAGGATCCAATGGCGCTG GTAAAACTACAATTCTGAAGATATTGGGTGGGAAGCACATGGTGGAACCCCATATGGTACGCGTACTTGGAAGATCGGCTTTTCATGACACCTCGTTGACATCTTCTGGCGATCTCAGCTATCTTGGTGGCGAG TGGAGGCGAGAAGTCGCTTTTGCAGGATTTGAGGTTCCGATACAAATGGATGTTTCTGCAGAAAAAATGATCTATGGAGTTGCAGGGATTGATCCGAAAAGAAGAGCTGAGTTGATCAAG GTACTCGATATTGATCTATCATGGAGGATGCACAAAGCATCTGATGGTCAGAGAAGACGAGTGCAAATTTGTATGGGTCTTCTCAAGCCATTCAAG GTCCTTCTTCTTGATGAAATAACAGTCGACCTTGATGTACTAGCGAGGGCTGACCTTCTGAGGTTTCTAAGAAAGGAATGTGAAGAACGAGGTGCCACAATCATCTATGCAACACATATATTTGATGGTCTAGAGGACTGGCCATCTCATATT GTTTATGTGGCTCATGGGATGTTGCAAATAGCAATGCCTATGGAAAAAGTTAAGGACATCAGTAAATTGTCATTAATG AGAACTGTCGAGAGTTGGCTGAGGAGAGAACAagaggagaagaggagaagaaggaaagagagaaaggCATGTGGTCTTCCAGAATTTGATGAACAGATAGAAGGTAGCCGTGTGACTGGTGATCCAGCCCGTGCTGCTGTTCGTGTTATTAACAATGGTTGGGCAGCTGGACGCCTGCATTCCACCATTGCTGGAGAAGATAACTTTCTCTTCAGCTCAAATAGAGTTCTAAGGTAA
- the LOC121261910 gene encoding ADP-ribosylation factor, whose amino-acid sequence MGLSFTKLFSRLFAKKEMRILMVGLDAAGKTTILYKLKLGEIVTTIPTIGFNVETVEYKNISFTVWDVGGQDKIRPLWRHYFQNTQGLIFVVDSNDRDRVVEARDELHRMLNEDELRDAVLLVFANKQDLPNAMNAAEITDKLGLHSLRQRHWYIQSTCATSGEGLYEGLDWLSNNIANKA is encoded by the exons ATGGGGCTGTCTTTCACCAAGCTATTCAGCCGGCTTTTTGCCAAGAAGGAGATGCGGATTCTTATGGTGGGTCTTGATGCTGCTGGTAAGACCACCATCTTGTACAAGCTCAAGCTGGGAGAGATCGTAACAACCATTCCCACCATtg GTTTCAATGTGGAGACCGTGGAATATAAGAACATTAGCTTCACCGTTTGGGATGTTGGTGGCCAGGACAAG ATTCGACCTTTGTGGAGACATTACTTCCAAAACACTCAGGGTCTTATTTTTGTGGTTGATAGCAATGATCGTGACCGTGTGGTTGAGGCTAGGGATGAGCTGCACCGGATGTTGAATGAG gATGAATTGAGGGATGCTGTGCTACTTGTATTTGCAAACAAGCAAGATCTTCCAAATGCTATGAATGCTGCTGAGATTACCGATAAGCTTGGTCTTCACTCCCTCCGCCAACGCCACTG GTATATCCAGAGCACATGTGCGACTTCTGGGGAAGGTCTCTATGAGGGACTAGACTGGCTTTCCAACAATATTGCCAACAAG GCTTAA